From one Polyangia bacterium genomic stretch:
- a CDS encoding aromatic amino acid ammonia-lyase, which yields MKPSSHSPRAGDAAPLIIGREPLSIDDVCAVARGGRRAVLDADPEFRARLDASCRSLERQLRAGRTIYGVTTGVGESCETDVPVPLAETLALNLLRFHGCGTGAALSDEESAAVVAVRLASLSRGHSGVRPVVLERLVDLLAHRILPQIPSEGSVGASGDLTPLSYVAATLIGEREVSFRGQIVSAKTALEACGLRPLVLQPKESLALMNGTSMMTGLACLAFARARRLGRLAAALTAGASDVLRGNPSHFDQRIFDLKPHPGQAACARWIRDDIEYQPGVPRPQARIQDRYSIRCAPHVIGVLLDALAAFRGVIETEINSVNDNPIVDADSDEILHGGNFYGGHIAFAMDGLKTAAANVADLLDRQMAHLCNPMVNAGLPADLVWRQTGDKVTHHGFKAMQISTSALTAEALKLTMPASAFSRSTESHNQDKVSMGSIAARDCQRVLDLTETVAIIELLAVCQAVDLRDGDGCHVRARTLHQAVRAVVPRNEADRRQDGDIARLLQLYRDDALPIGAADFP from the coding sequence ATGAAGCCGTCTTCGCATTCTCCCCGCGCCGGCGATGCCGCCCCGCTGATCATCGGACGCGAACCGCTGTCTATCGACGACGTCTGCGCCGTCGCCCGTGGTGGCCGGCGCGCGGTCCTGGATGCCGATCCGGAATTTCGGGCGCGCCTCGATGCCAGCTGCCGGAGCCTGGAGCGGCAGCTGCGCGCCGGCCGCACCATCTACGGCGTCACCACCGGCGTCGGCGAATCGTGCGAGACCGACGTGCCGGTCCCGCTGGCCGAGACGCTGGCCTTGAACCTGCTGCGCTTTCACGGCTGCGGCACGGGCGCCGCGCTGTCCGACGAGGAATCGGCGGCGGTGGTGGCGGTGCGCCTGGCGTCGCTGTCGCGCGGGCACTCCGGCGTGCGGCCGGTGGTGCTGGAACGCCTGGTGGATCTGCTGGCGCATCGAATCTTGCCGCAGATCCCGTCGGAGGGCTCGGTGGGGGCCAGCGGTGATCTCACCCCGCTGTCATACGTGGCGGCGACGCTGATCGGCGAACGCGAGGTATCTTTTCGCGGCCAGATCGTCTCGGCGAAGACGGCTCTCGAAGCTTGCGGTCTGCGGCCGCTGGTCCTGCAGCCGAAGGAGAGTCTGGCGCTGATGAACGGCACCAGCATGATGACGGGTCTGGCCTGTCTGGCCTTCGCACGCGCCCGGCGCCTGGGCCGGCTGGCGGCGGCGCTGACCGCCGGGGCCAGCGACGTCCTGCGCGGCAATCCCAGCCATTTCGATCAGCGCATCTTCGATCTCAAGCCGCACCCCGGCCAGGCGGCCTGCGCGCGCTGGATCCGCGACGACATCGAATACCAGCCCGGCGTGCCGCGGCCGCAGGCGCGGATTCAAGATCGTTATTCGATCCGCTGCGCCCCGCACGTCATCGGCGTGCTGCTGGACGCCCTCGCCGCCTTCCGCGGCGTCATCGAGACCGAGATCAACAGCGTCAACGACAACCCCATCGTCGACGCCGACAGCGACGAGATCTTGCACGGCGGAAATTTCTACGGCGGACACATCGCCTTTGCCATGGACGGCCTGAAGACGGCGGCGGCCAATGTCGCCGATCTTCTGGATCGCCAGATGGCCCACCTGTGCAACCCGATGGTCAACGCCGGGCTGCCCGCCGATCTGGTGTGGCGGCAAACCGGCGACAAGGTCACCCACCACGGCTTCAAGGCCATGCAGATCAGCACGTCGGCGCTGACCGCCGAGGCGTTGAAGCTGACCATGCCGGCCAGCGCGTTTTCGCGCAGCACCGAATCGCACAATCAGGACAAGGTCAGCATGGGCTCGATCGCCGCCCGCGATTGCCAGCGCGTCCTGGATCTGACAGAGACGGTGGCGATCATCGAACTTTTGGCGGTCTGCCAGGCCGTCGACCTGCGCGACGGCGATGGCTGCCACGTCCGCGCCAGGACCCTGCACCAGGCAGTGCGCGCGGTGGTGCCGCGCAACGAAGCCGACCGGCGACAGGACGGCGACATCGCGCGCCTCTTGCAGCTTTACCGCGACGACGCGCTGCCGATCGGCGCGGCGGATTTCCCATGA
- a CDS encoding lipid A biosynthesis acyltransferase: MSATAGTTWLQVAEKGSAAGLWLMLAICRLLGRGVARLMLAPIVFYFVATSAVARRSSRTYLRRMGLPSALGDVYRHCLRFAQCTLDRVFWTLGQTGRFQITRTGSALLDSARREGRGAILLGAHLGSFEALRAMALQSTHPLNVVGYFKNARLINGLLARFNPALAVRVIPIEPGVDFVLRLKERIDAGELLALLGDRAGLTDRAVEVDFLGGKALLPTGPYMLAAMLGCPVYLTFGLYHEPNRYDLYCEPFAERVTLARGAREADARAYAQRFADRLEHYCRLAPDNWFNFYDVWKQPA, translated from the coding sequence ATGAGCGCCACCGCCGGCACCACCTGGCTGCAGGTGGCGGAGAAAGGCAGCGCCGCCGGCCTGTGGTTGATGCTGGCGATCTGCCGCTTGCTCGGGCGCGGGGTGGCGCGGCTGATGTTGGCGCCGATCGTCTTTTACTTCGTCGCCACGTCAGCGGTGGCGCGCCGATCGTCGCGGACCTACCTGCGGCGCATGGGACTGCCGTCGGCCCTTGGCGACGTTTATCGGCATTGCCTGCGGTTCGCCCAGTGCACATTAGATCGCGTGTTCTGGACGCTGGGGCAGACCGGAAGGTTTCAGATCACCCGCACCGGCTCGGCGCTGCTGGACAGCGCCCGGCGCGAGGGGCGCGGGGCGATCCTGCTGGGCGCGCACCTTGGCAGCTTTGAAGCGCTGCGGGCGATGGCGCTGCAAAGCACGCATCCGCTGAACGTGGTCGGCTATTTCAAGAACGCGCGCCTCATCAACGGGCTTCTGGCGCGGTTCAACCCGGCCCTGGCGGTGCGGGTGATTCCGATCGAGCCGGGCGTCGATTTTGTCCTGCGCTTGAAAGAACGCATCGACGCCGGCGAGCTTTTGGCCCTCCTGGGCGACCGAGCCGGATTGACCGACCGGGCGGTGGAGGTCGATTTTCTCGGTGGAAAGGCCCTCTTGCCCACCGGACCTTATATGCTGGCGGCGATGCTCGGCTGTCCGGTGTACCTGACGTTTGGCCTTTACCACGAACCAAACCGCTATGACCTTTACTGCGAACCGTTCGCCGAGCGCGTGACGCTGGCGCGCGGCGCGCGCGAGGCCGACGCCCGCGCCTACGCCCAACGCTTCGCCGATCGCCTGGAACATTATTGCCGGCTGGCCCCGGACAACTGGTTCAACTTTTACGACGTGTGGAAACAGCCCGCATGA